The nucleotide window AAGCCTGTCACAGCGGCTTCGGATCCTCGTTTATCCACTCCGTACCTGGAGGTGAAAGATCTTGTTGGTCTTGATGGGGCAAGAGATGAGATAATCAAGATTATGACAGAAAGGGAAGCAGTACCCATGCAGCAAGGCAAGATTGTTTCAATTGTTGGATTTGGAGGACTGGGCAAGACAACTCTTGCTAAAGCAGTTTATGAAAAGATTAGAGCAGGATTCGATTGTTCTGCTTTTGTTTCAGTGTCTGAAAATCCTGATTCGAAGAAATTACTAAAGGGATTGCTCTATGACCTTGGCAAGAGCAtcaatgaagaaacgttgaatgAGATGCGGCTTATCAACATTCTCAAAGAATTCCTTCAAGATAAAAGGTATAAAAGCACTCCTTTCATCAATTTGTACATATACACGAAGTTGTTTTCTTTTCACTGATAATATATGCCCTCCGTTTCATCATGGTAATAAGTATACATAAGGTTGATGATAAATTAATGtccttgtttttttttaaaaaaaatacaaccaTTCAAGCTTTATCACGTAATATAGAAAAATATTTTCATAAAGGACTTAAAGGCGACTCCTGACTTTAAAGGACTTGCAGCTCTAATTTAGTTGTTCTTTTAATACTCTAGCTATTGTAAGTTAACAACAAGTCAGCTCAACATACACAGTGTGTGTAAGCATAATACCCTATGTAGCCTAATTTGTTAATAGGATGGCTTTTAATTTTGTGTTGCCATACAAACAGATATATCATTGTTCTTGATGACATATGGGATATTTCAGTTTggaaattgatgagaggtgcgcTGCCTGATAATGATGCTGGATACAGAATTATCACAACTACCCGCAATTTCAATGTCGGTCAACAAGTTGGTGGTACTTATAGGCTGAAACCTCTTTGCCTTCATGACTCGAAAATTTTATTGTATAGAAGAATATTTGCCAATGAAGACAAAGATGAATGTCCTGATGAGCAGTTGGCAGAAGTCTCTGATAAAATACTAAAGAAATGTGCTGGTGTACCCTTAGCTATCATTACGATAGCTAGTTTATTGGCTAGGAAAGGAGGAAATATAATAGAGTGGTACAAGGTATACAAGTCTATGGGTACTGGATTGGAAAATGATCCAGATGTGAGTAATATGAGAGAGATTTTGTCACTTAGCTATTATGATATGCCATCCCATCTAAGGACATGTTTATTATATTCAAGTCTGTTTCCAGAAGATTATATAATTAACAAAGTTTGTTTGATAAACATGTGGATAGCCGAAGGTTTTATTCAATGTGGAAAACAAGGCCAAAGCCTATTTGATATTGGAGAGagttacttcaatgatctcatcaaTAGAAGTATGATCCAACCCATGCATGACTGGTACTCTGGCGTGGTAGAAGGATGCAGAGTACATGATATGGTACTCGATCTTATCTGTTCCATCTCAAATGAAGAAAACTTTGTTACAATACTAAATGATATGGAAAACACATCATCAAATACAATCCGGAGGTTGTCCCTTCAAAGTGCCAAGGAAGATCATTCTGTGACTTGGACTACAAAGAGCTTGCAACAAGCGAGGTCAGTTTTTGTATTTCCATCTGCTCTTGATTTAATGCCGGCCCTTGAGAGTTTCCGAGTTACACGTGTCCTGAATCTACATGGTTGTAATCTTTCACAAAGCTACAGCCTTAAGCATCTTGGGAATTTATTTCACTTGAGGTACCTGGGACTACGTGGCACAAGTATTGCTCAACTCCCCGAGAAAATAGGAAACCTCTCATTTCTACAAACTTTGGACGTAAAGCGTAACCAAATTTCTAGCTTGCCACCGACTGTTGTTCAGCTAAGAAACTTGATGTTCCTATACACTGACTGGTCTACAAGACTGCCAAGCAGGATTGGAAACATGGCATGCCTTGAATATCTGGTATTACGCATTGATGACTCCACCATGGATTCTATAGAAGAGATGGGCCAGCTATTGGAACTGAGGGTGCTGCGTATTGTCTTCAACAAATGGAACAACAAGTTGGTTGAGTACCTAAGCAAGCTGCAAAAGATCAAGAATCTGTATATAGAAGTCATCGATGGTCGACGCAGCATAGGTGGATTGGATGCCTGGGTTGCCCCTCAACATCTTTGTAGATTGAATACTGTACGGAGCTGCTGGTTCTCAACACTTCCAGCTTGGATGAATAGATCAGTCCTTCCGAACCTCTCCTTTCTATGGATCGCCGTGAGGGAGCTGCAGCTAAAGGATCTCGAGATCCTCGGGAGGTTGCCAGCTCTTCGCTCTCTAGAACTGGAGGTGGACCATGTGAACCTTGGAATACATGGGAGATTCGATGTTGGTGCTGGCTTGTTCCCGTGCCTTGTACACTGCAAGTTTTGGGGATTTGTAGAGCCTGTCGTATTTCGGCAAGGAGCTATGCCGAGGCTCAGAGAGCTTTATCTCGAGCTGTTCTGTATGTGGGAAGCAAAAGAAACGACCAGCAGCGATGGCGGTCTCGACGTGGGCATAAGGAACCTACCATTGCTGCAGGATGTGTTCATCGAGTTGCGATCTGAAGTGGCCAGCACTGAGGAGGTGGAACAAGTAAAGGCTACACTGAGGCGTGTAGCTGAATTTCATCCCAATCATCCCCGCCTTACTATACTCTGATGAAGTCGATAAGCAGGTGAAGATGCAGACTACATCCAGTGCTCAATTGCCACATGCAGCTGAACTACATCTTGGTGAACCTTGACACTAAAAGGTGAGGCTGCTGTGGCATCAGTTGTTTTATCATCCTTCTTGTTTCCCCCTTCCCCATGTTTCCCTGAAATTCTTTGTTtctgtctcagattcagattgaCAATGGACATGAGAAATTTTTTTTCGTTATCGCCAATCGCCAACATTGCAAGAATTATGATGCTCGCCGATAGACACTTCAAGCAAAACTGACCCTGGTTGATGAATTCTGCACAGACAGACGAATCTAGGTGTGCATTTTCTCAGTATGTTTTTTTTTCGCTTTTGACAATCCAAATGTCATGGGTCAGGAAATATGGGTTGAGAAAAATGTTCAGCTTTGTGATTGTAGCACTAGGACAACACTCTGGCCCCACCTCCCACTTTAAAAGTACTACTCACTCTGTCCCAAATAATAGGTCGTTTGGTTTTGTTAGATTCATAGActttgttatgcacttagatatatcctatgtctagatgcataataATATCCATGCATCTACAAAAGCCAAAGCGACATATAatttgagatggagggagtatgaCTACAAAGTGCATAACAGTTAAATGATCCCAATAATTAAGTCAACAATATATGTACGCAAATACCATATAGAACAGGTGTTTGAAAGACATGAACATTTTGGCAGAATATAGACATAGAAAGCTATACTAATGAACATGTAAAATGTCTAGTATACCCTTATCTAgttatcttttctttcttttttactttTTTCATCCCTTCTTCCTATTTATTTTCCTTCctctttattttctttctttcctcTCATTTTTCTCCCGCGCTCTCTTCTCCACGGACTACCCCACAGCCCTTGCCTGCcgccggccgcctcctccccacaGCCCGCGCCTTgcgcccgccgccggccacctCCTCCCCGCGGCCCGCACGCCCCTACGGTCGGCCACCTCCTCCCCGTGGCCAGTCCCTGCCCGCGGCCGCCGCCACGCCCCTGCGGCCGGCCACCACCTCCCCGCGGGTCGCGCCCCTACAGCCGCCACCGGCCACCTCCTCCGCGGCCACGCAAGCCGCCGCTCCTGCGACCGCCATCAGCCACCTTCTCCCCGGGGGCCGCGCCTCTACGGCCATCCCGACGGACCCCACCTGGGGACAGGGCTTGCAAAGGGCATGGAGGAGCCGCGGGGAGCCGGTTTTTTTGCTCCCGCTGCACCTCAGGGCTCCTCCCTGCGGGAAATCCGGAGCTTCGGTTGCCATTTGGGAGGGCTTCACCTGAAGCCGCTCGAGAAGCCGCCAAGGAAGCCCTCCCAAAGGAGGCCTATGATTGCACATGTACATATTGTTTGTTGAAACGTCTAAATCAGACTATCTTATAAAACATAAAATTTGATAAGATTAGATGCTCGAATGGGGTTAAGAAAAGCAAAGCATCTTTCGTCTCATGGGGCTCTTCGAGTCAGTCCTGTTCAAAGTCAACGGCAGACAGCGAGGAGCAACCTCGAATCCGGCGAGTAGCGGGCGTTGGCACTCCGTCGCAGCATCAACTCGATCCGGCGACAAGCGGCGGGCGGCCTGATCAGGCGAAGAGCAGCGGCGTGATTGGAGAGCAGGCGCGACCGGTGAGTCCTAGACTCCTCGCTTGTTCTCTCCCATCCTTTGCGGTCGTCTGAACTCTCAAGAGCAGCTAGGAAAGTTTCTTACTCCTTCGCTCTCCCAGGAACAGACCCGTGGAGGTAGTGACGGGGGCACTGCCGAGCCTCCTCCCTAAGCTCGGCAAAAAGTTGCAGCAAGAGGCTCAGGAGCGCAACGTGCGTGCACCCACGTTTGTCCCATCGGAGATGCAAATAACTTTCTATTTTCCCGTACTAGTGCCCCGGCACCGGTAGCGGTATCCGAGGTGCGTGGATCCATGTCCGCCATTTCTTTTTTCCCCATCCCAAGACTAATGCTGCAATGCCTGGGTTCTTCCCTAAAGCTACCTTGCACCACCATTCAACTCCACACGCCACTGCTACTAACTGCTcctcaaacacacacacacacacacacacacacacacacacacacacagcttCCTCCTTGTGCCCAGAGGCAGAACCATGGAGATCGTGGCGGGGGCACTGCCGAGCCTCCTCCCCAAGCTTGCTGAGCTGCTTGCTGGCGAGTACAATCTTCAAAAGGAGGTGAAGGGGGGGATCATCTTCCTGCAAGCCGAGCTTGAGAGCATGCAAGGTGCCCTAGAGAAGATCGCCAAGACACCAGCAGACAAGCTTGATGACCAAGACAAGGTATGGGCTAGGAAAGTGAAGGAGATGTCCTATGACATAGAGGACACCATTGACGCATATATGGTGCGATGCAAGGGGAGGGAGCCGGTCGAACAACATGGCTTCAATAAAGCCATTGATAAGACACTCAAATGGTTCTGGCAGCCTAAGATTCGTCGTAAGATTGCTACAGAAATCAGAGAGATCAAGAGCCGTGTCATAGAGGAGCACGAGCGGCGCCGCAGGTACGAGGTCAGCCTTGCTGTTGATAAACCTGTTACTGTGGATCCTCGCTTATTCGCTCAGTACACGGAGGTGAAAGAGCTTGTTGGCATTGATGAGGCAAGGGATGAGTTAATCAGCAAGATTATGATAGAAGAGAATGAAGTTCCCTTGAAGCAAGGCAGGATATTTTCAATTGTTGGATTTGGAGGCCTGGGAAAGACAACTCTGGCCAATGCAGTGTATAAAAAGATTAGAGTACAATTTGATTGCTATGCTTTTGTTTCTGTTTCTCAAACTCCTGACCTGAAGAAACTGTACAACGGCTTGCTATATGATCTTGGCAAGAGCATCAATGAAGAAACATTGGGTGAGAGGCGGCTTATAGAAGTACTCAGAGAATTCCTTGAAGACAAAAGGTACGAAAACATTCCTTTCGCCAATTTATACATATGAACTTTTTTTGGACTGATAATTTATACCATCTGTTCACAATACTACAAGTCTACATAGAGTTAGTTAAATGTTCATACACGTGGCACCTATTAAATTACAAAATACAACCACTTAAGCTTTACCACAACATTATTAAGTGCAAATAATTTCCTTACTGGACCTCGTTTAATTTGTTTTGACAAAATTCTGAGTGGACTTATTTTATCCACAGACTTGCCAATCCAGCTGCTCCCGAGCTATTTTAGTTTAATCATTAAACCATTAGCAGTGGTCTAGTTTGCTTAATTTTCTTGTAGCTGGTATATGAACAACATTAGACCTTTCTTCAGTCCTTAAACCACTATTTTTGGCTAATAACATGGCATATGTGTAggtattttgttgttgttgatgacgTATGGGATATATCAGTTTGGAAAATGATTAGATGTGCTTTGCCTGATAATGATGTTGGATACACTATTATTACAACCACCCGTATTTCTCATGTTGCTGAACAAGCTGGGGGTGCTTACAACATGAAACCTCTTTCTTTGAATAACTCCCGAAAACTACTGTATAGAGGAATCAATGTTTAAAATCGCCGGCTAAAGCATTTAGCGGCAAGTTTCCCCAGCCGCTAGAAATGATATAGCCGGATATAGCGTCCGCTAATTCATTTAGCGGTTTTGTAAAATACATGTCACAAATCAGCGAAAAAAGCAGCGAGAAATACACCAGAACAGAGGACTACCgagagaagaagagaacttgcttGCTTGTTGCTCCCATTGGTACAGAGTATCAAGTGCTCACGCTGAGGGACTACCTGTCGCACTTTGGCAGCCAAAACCAGCGGCTACGTGGCGAGCTCAGCAGCAACACATCGCCGCCGACAGCCCAGATTAGTGCCATGGCGAGATGGCCGCTGTGGCTGCAGTGGAGGGCCTGCACGTCGTCGCCGTGCCCGGGCGAGATGGCTGCACTGCTGCGGTGGTCACCGGGTCTAGTCTTCGTCTTCGTCTGaggacgccgccaccgccgccgccgcccatgctTTTTTTTCAGCAAACAAGTCGAAAGGGTGAGTGGAATCAGGCGCTTGCTAGGGTTAGGGTGGCATTTTGGGCCGCCACTGCCATTTTGGGCCACCGCCTGATGAGAAATATAGGAAGCCCACTTTGGTTTCGGCCCACCAGTCTGCCAAGAAATGCTTAGCGACGCTAAGT belongs to Miscanthus floridulus cultivar M001 unplaced genomic scaffold, ASM1932011v1 fs_908_1_2, whole genome shotgun sequence and includes:
- the LOC136533520 gene encoding disease resistance protein RGA5-like; the protein is MEVVTGALPSVITKLADLAAGEYNLQKGLKGEIKFLQKELESMKGALEDISKTPPDQLPNGEKIWAGNVRELSYDIEDSIDMFMVQSKGRKLANQHGLKKAIDSSLDLLMQPKIRRKIATEIREIKSRVIEVHERRRNYKVKIGVDKPVTAASDPRLSTPYLEVKDLVGLDGARDEIIKIMTEREAVPMQQGKIVSIVGFGGLGKTTLAKAVYEKIRAGFDCSAFVSVSENPDSKKLLKGLLYDLGKSINEETLNEMRLINILKEFLQDKRYIIVLDDIWDISVWKLMRGALPDNDAGYRIITTTRNFNVGQQVGGTYRLKPLCLHDSKILLYRRIFANEDKDECPDEQLAEVSDKILKKCAGVPLAIITIASLLARKGGNIIEWYKVYKSMGTGLENDPDVSNMREILSLSYYDMPSHLRTCLLYSSLFPEDYIINKVCLINMWIAEGFIQCGKQGQSLFDIGESYFNDLINRSMIQPMHDWYSGVVEGCRVHDMVLDLICSISNEENFVTILNDMENTSSNTIRRLSLQSAKEDHSVTWTTKSLQQARSVFVFPSALDLMPALESFRVTRVLNLHGCNLSQSYSLKHLGNLFHLRYLGLRGTSIAQLPEKIGNLSFLQTLDVKRNQISSLPPTVVQLRNLMFLYTDWSTRLPSRIGNMACLEYLVLRIDDSTMDSIEEMGQLLELRVLRIVFNKWNNKLVEYLSKLQKIKNLYIEVIDGRRSIGGLDAWVAPQHLCRLNTVRSCWFSTLPAWMNRSVLPNLSFLWIAVRELQLKDLEILGRLPALRSLELEVDHVNLGIHGRFDVGAGLFPCLVHCKFWGFVEPVVFRQGAMPRLRELYLELFCMWEAKETTSSDGGLDVGIRNLPLLQDVFIELRSEVASTEEVEQVKATLRRVAEFHPNHPRLTIL
- the LOC136533522 gene encoding disease resistance protein RGA5-like produces the protein MEIVAGALPSLLPKLAELLAGEYNLQKEVKGGIIFLQAELESMQGALEKIAKTPADKLDDQDKVWARKVKEMSYDIEDTIDAYMVRCKGREPVEQHGFNKAIDKTLKWFWQPKIRRKIATEIREIKSRVIEEHERRRRYEVSLAVDKPVTVDPRLFAQYTEVKELVGIDEARDELISKIMIEENEVPLKQGRIFSIVGFGGLGKTTLANAVYKKIRVQFDCYAFVSVSQTPDLKKLYNGLLYDLGKSINEETLGERRLIEVLREFLEDKRYFVVVDDVWDISVWKMIRCALPDNDVGYTIITTTRISHVAEQAGGAYNMKPLSLNNSRKLLYRGINV